Within Desulfolithobacter dissulfuricans, the genomic segment TGTCGACGATGATGCGCAGATCACGCCCGGCCTGGATGGCGTAAGATTTCTCCACCCCGTCAAAGGCGTTGGCAATGGCCTCCAGGTCTTCGAGCCGTTTGACGTAGGACTGCAGCATCTCCTTGCGGGCCCCGGGCCGGGCGCCGGAGAGGGCGTCCGCCGACTGAACCAGCACATCGAGCACACTCCTGGGCGGCAGGTCCTCATGGTGGGCACCGATGGCATAGACGATATCATCGGCCTCGCCATATTTCTTGGCCAGGTCGCGGCCGATGATCGCGTGGGAGCCCTCGACCTCATGGTCCACGGCCTTGCCGATATCGTGCAGCAGTCCGGCCCGCTTGGCCTTCTTCACATCGAGGCCGAGCTCGGCGGCCATGACTCCGCAGAGAAAGGCCACCTCAAGGGAATGCTGCAGGATGTTCTGCCCATAGCTGGTCCGATACTTGAGGCGCCCGATCAGGTTGATCAGGTCCACATGCATCCCGTGCGCCCCGACATCAAAGGTCGCCTGTTCCCCTGCTTCCCGGATGGAGACTTCCAGCTCCTTGGTGACCTTGGCCACCACCTCCTCGATCCGGGCCGGATGGATCCGGCCATCGGATATCAGCTGCTCCAGGGCCAGCCGGGCAATCTCCCTCCGGATGGGATTGAAACCGGACAGAATAACAGCCTCAGGCGTATCGTCAATGATAATATCAATTCCGGTGGCCGCTTCAATGGCTCGGATATTTCTCCCCTCCCGGCCGATGATGCGTCCCTTCATCTCATCGTTTGGCAGCGGCACCATGGAAACGGTCTTGTCAGCCACATAGTCGCCGGCGTAGCGGGATATGGCCAGGGCGAGGATATTCTTGGCCCGCCGGTCGGCTTCCATCTTCATTTCGTTTTCAATCCGCACCAGCCGCTTGGCCGCGTCCATCCGGGCCTCGCTTTCAATGGACTCCATGAGGAGTTTCTTGGCCTCTTCCCGGTCAATTCCAGCGATTTTTTCCAGCTTGTAGCGCTGGGTGTCGATCAGTTCGTCCAGCTCTTTCTGCCGGTCGACCAGCTCTTTTTCCCGCTGCCGACACTTCTCTTCCCGATCCTGGAGCTTGGATTCCCGCCGTTCCAGGGAGCGAAGCTCCTCCTGGACCTCATCGAGCTTGCGGTTGAGCCGCCGCTGCTCATCCTTGAGTTCTCCCCGGCTGGCCTTGATCTCCCGCTCGGCCTCCTGCTTGATATGCAGGGCCTCTTCCTTGGCCTGGAGGATGGCCTCCTTCTTGATCCGCTCGGCCTCACCTATGGCATTTTCAATGATCTGCCGGCTCTGCGCCTCGACATTGGCCTGATTCCCCTCGACCAGTTTCTTGCGCAGCAGAAAACCGATAACCGCGCCTGCAACCAGGCCTCCCCCAGAAAAAGCAGTATTGAGCCACTTAGTCCCATATGATACACCGTTATGTTATGCAGCGGATAGACCGAGCCCAGACCTCCGGCCTGGCATGCTCAATCGGCTGCGGACAATAAAAGAAAGAGGATGGAAAGGAAGGAGTGAGAACCGGCGCGAATACGGACCGGACAGGATGAGGCCGTCTCAGACGGTGCCCCGGAGGCAGGTCGAAAGCCGTACCATACTGCTCATCATACAAACCTGTTCAGGTGACGGGCAAAAAGTTCATCTGGGCCAGCACCCGGAATGTACCCACGGACGAAAAAGCCCACTGGACGGGTTACGCATATATGGAAAACCTGATCGTATCAGAATTATCGTACAGTTACCGGACCTGCGTCCGCCTGTGTCACTCGCAACCATCCTGTTTCGTAAAAAAACCAGCGATGGCCGTATATATTTACAGCAGTCCCGCTGCTGACCGTATGTAAAAAATCCCCGCCCTGCCGTGTCAACAAAATGATTAAACCTAATGGCAATTAGGTGGGCAATGCCATGCCTTGCGCAGGGAATCAGTGAAGATTTCCATTACAAGGCAGTGAGGCTGCCCTATCAATGAGTGTTTGGCTCAATACTTTGCTGATCACCAACAGCGCAGGGAAACTTTAACCTAGCTTTCTGTTTGCCTGTATTATAAGCAGAACTCAGGCAAAAGCAAAGAGTTATTTATCCATTGTCATTGTCACTCAATTCCGGAAGAGACCTTGTCTATGAGCTTGTCAATGGAACTTTCCTGGCTGCGCCGGAAGGCTTCGAATTCCTTTTCCAACTGCACGTAGCGTGCCGCTATCTGCAGGCAGCCAAGAACCAGTATCTTGCTCGACGGCACCGTGCTGCGGGAGGCCCCGTCCACGGATTCCAACTCTTCCCGGACCATCTCCACGACCCTGTCCACTTCTTCGGGCGAGGCATCACTGTAGAAGGTGAATTCCTGGCCAAACAGCGTGAAGCTGACAAGTCGTTCCATGGAGCAGATCTATGCCTACTGTTCCTCGGCCCGAAAAAGCGAGCCCTGTACGCCGGCCTGGCCCTCGTCGCCGGATTCGTTGCCAGTCTCCACGTCTTCGCCGGCCGGCTCCTCATCCTGCTCGGACTCCCACCGGGCAATCCGGTCGATGAGCCCGCTGACCCGCTGACCGACCTCGGACCGCTCGGTCTGCAACTCTTCAATGGTGGCTTTCAGCTCGACGATTTCCGCGTCACGGTCACGCAGGGTATCCTCCAGCCGGAAGAAGCGCTCTTTCAGGTCATTGTATTTACTCAGCAGTTTATCAACAAACTGTTCCAGGCGAATAAGTTCCGCGTTATTCTCCATGACATATGCTCCTG encodes:
- the zapB gene encoding cell division protein ZapB, producing the protein MENNAELIRLEQFVDKLLSKYNDLKERFFRLEDTLRDRDAEIVELKATIEELQTERSEVGQRVSGLIDRIARWESEQDEEPAGEDVETGNESGDEGQAGVQGSLFRAEEQ
- a CDS encoding cell division protein ZapA — translated: MERLVSFTLFGQEFTFYSDASPEEVDRVVEMVREELESVDGASRSTVPSSKILVLGCLQIAARYVQLEKEFEAFRRSQESSIDKLIDKVSSGIE
- the rny gene encoding ribonuclease Y, translated to MVAGAVIGFLLRKKLVEGNQANVEAQSRQIIENAIGEAERIKKEAILQAKEEALHIKQEAEREIKASRGELKDEQRRLNRKLDEVQEELRSLERRESKLQDREEKCRQREKELVDRQKELDELIDTQRYKLEKIAGIDREEAKKLLMESIESEARMDAAKRLVRIENEMKMEADRRAKNILALAISRYAGDYVADKTVSMVPLPNDEMKGRIIGREGRNIRAIEAATGIDIIIDDTPEAVILSGFNPIRREIARLALEQLISDGRIHPARIEEVVAKVTKELEVSIREAGEQATFDVGAHGMHVDLINLIGRLKYRTSYGQNILQHSLEVAFLCGVMAAELGLDVKKAKRAGLLHDIGKAVDHEVEGSHAIIGRDLAKKYGEADDIVYAIGAHHEDLPPRSVLDVLVQSADALSGARPGARKEMLQSYVKRLEDLEAIANAFDGVEKSYAIQAGRDLRIIVDSHKIRDEEATLMSRDIAKSIEEQLTYPGQIRVTVIRETRAVEYAK